The Candidatus Zixiibacteriota bacterium sequence ATTGGCCGCAGTGGTTCATATCGCCGAGGAACTCAAAATTCCTTATTTCATGCTGGGGGGCGGCTCCAATATGCTTATCTCCGATGATGGGTATAACGGGCTGATAATCAAGAATAGCATTATGGGAATCAATCTGGAGGGGACCGAAATAACGGTTGGCGCCGGCGAGGATTTACAGCGTCTGGTTGACTTCGCCACAGAAAAAGGTCTAAGCGGACTGGAGTTCGCGGCCGGTATCTGGGGGACGGTCGGTGGGGCTATCTTCGGAAATGCCGGGGCGTACGGCTCCGAAATGGGCTCGGTGCTGAAATGGGCAGAACTGGTGGACCGCAAAGGGTCTGTCAGAGTCGAGCCGGCTTCATATTTTGAATTTGACTATCGGACATCAAAGCTGAAACAGACGCGGGAATTTGTGGCGCGGGCAGGCATTGCGCTCAGTCCCGGTGATAAGAATGAGAGCGCCCGAAAGGTGGCAGAGATATTGAGAACCCGTAAGGACAAACTCCCTGAGACCGAACACTCGGCCGGCTGTTTTTTTAAAAATATTCCGGACAAGCGGGAGAAATTCGGGAAACTCCCGGCCGGCAAACTTCTGGAAGAGGTCGGCGCCAAAGAGATGCGGATTGGGGGGGCTTATGTTTATGACAGGCATGCCAATATTATCATTAATGACGGCACCGCCAACTCGCGCGAAATCAAGCGGCTGGCGGAGATGCTGAAAAAGAGAGTCAAAGAGAAATTCGGGATTGAACTGGCTGAAGAAATCACATTTCTTGGCGATTTTAAGGAGGAG is a genomic window containing:
- the murB gene encoding UDP-N-acetylmuramate dehydrogenase; protein product: MKVLAKRLEQPLKEAAKVLMEKFGDLITKDEPLSAHNTFGTGGKARLFANVHTTGELAAVVHIAEELKIPYFMLGGGSNMLISDDGYNGLIIKNSIMGINLEGTEITVGAGEDLQRLVDFATEKGLSGLEFAAGIWGTVGGAIFGNAGAYGSEMGSVLKWAELVDRKGSVRVEPASYFEFDYRTSKLKQTREFVARAGIALSPGDKNESARKVAEILRTRKDKLPETEHSAGCFFKNIPDKREKFGKLPAGKLLEEVGAKEMRIGGAYVYDRHANIIINDGTANSREIKRLAEMLKKRVKEKFGIELAEEITFLGDFKEEKL